The following are encoded together in the Thalassomonas haliotis genome:
- a CDS encoding diguanylate cyclase, with the protein MFSLIYMLNLPDLAGKPVNTDPALIAAQTTSASTKTIKQLEAGLPFLRTFSAREYGAQPQNWAIVQDLRGIIYVGNAEGVLEFDGQNWRLIKVANQTAVRSLAVDERGRVYVGAVGEIGYLEVDNKGQSRYISLLPRLSEDQRNFSDVWHTFVTAEGVIFASFQRLMRLQGEKFQSWTPANSFHLAFQVGERLFVREKGHGLLELTNNKLNLVPGGKQFADEKIYAMLPWETKKQGDMLVASRTRGLFLFDQTGFTPWPTAIDAKLKRDLIFPMVNLGDGRLAVGTLQAGIYFLDTRGNEVGHLSEESGLPDNAILALFSDRENGLWIATDNGLARAEVKNPLTRFDDRNGLVGVCFAVHRHQGDLYVGTAQGLYRLQTGPKARFTRLPGVSSQTWGLTSAGEELLVANYRGVYAVTGNRVTKIKASDAVMSLHRSQLDPKRVYIGHRHGLTIIRKNQQGWQSGKLLPDIRDEIRTIFEENSGLLWLGTKSSGVIRVKFSARNSRGELTPARVERFGTAQGLPSLNNNWVYPVSGEARFATQAGLLRFNESTGHFEPDPRFNKLFPQARPMWSLQQGSTHRVWLYSQDPLTGQMEAGFATRHTDGKYRWQSQSLRSLAGTATEGMQHIHQDDNGVLWLGRADGLYRYTPQASANHQQPYSALLRQVKSREQQLAFKGTATTTLAYADNALRFVYAAPSFDGQDAMLFSVLLEGNDREWSPWSTEDYQDYTNLFEGDYRFRVRAKNLYNTVSNEAVFSFTIAPPWYRSIWACAAYILTLLLSAWGLLNWRLHQVKDQKQALETTVAERTRQLATLGEIGRAITANLDLDTALETLYQHLNQILDASVFGIGLYHPEQGHIEFRLAIEDGKRFKPYNRSMNDKNQLAVWCIENRKPILIGDYPKEYSRYLAKIDNRTSVLVDNSISKHPVSLLYAPLLLKGKVIGIISVQSFQSHFYDASDLNILQSLAAYAAIAIDNACAHTCLEEISYTDALTGLYNRRFLLQHLEAEIALSLRKYHDWLDNKSDRPPSKADLLFFLVDIDHFKQVNDTYGHSAGDQVLFQISRRLQHILRGSDFLIRWGGEEFLIITRNLPRKKADFFAERLRSAIAAHTFELEGHRQLSKTCSIGFCSFPFHPAFPEALTWSQVIDLADDSLYLAKRGGRNAWVGFQATEATASVPEFKQLHETARQAIEAGELSVTTSLSAEALTRAWQSNNPS; encoded by the coding sequence ATGTTTTCGCTGATCTATATGCTGAACTTACCCGACCTGGCAGGGAAGCCCGTAAACACAGACCCGGCACTGATAGCCGCTCAAACCACATCAGCCTCCACCAAGACCATAAAACAGCTTGAGGCAGGTTTGCCGTTTTTGCGTACCTTTAGTGCCCGCGAATACGGGGCCCAACCCCAAAACTGGGCGATAGTGCAAGATCTTCGGGGAATCATTTATGTCGGCAACGCCGAGGGCGTGCTGGAATTCGACGGCCAGAACTGGCGATTAATCAAGGTAGCGAACCAGACCGCAGTACGATCCCTGGCGGTGGACGAACGGGGCCGGGTATATGTCGGCGCGGTGGGGGAAATCGGTTACCTGGAAGTCGATAACAAAGGGCAAAGCCGTTATATTTCCCTGTTACCTCGACTATCTGAAGATCAAAGGAATTTTTCTGATGTCTGGCACACCTTTGTCACTGCCGAAGGCGTAATCTTTGCCAGCTTTCAACGCCTGATGCGGTTGCAGGGAGAAAAATTTCAGTCCTGGACGCCCGCAAACAGTTTTCACCTGGCGTTCCAGGTTGGCGAACGCCTGTTTGTTCGCGAGAAGGGACATGGGCTGCTGGAATTAACCAACAATAAACTCAACCTGGTGCCCGGCGGCAAACAGTTTGCCGATGAAAAGATCTACGCCATGTTGCCCTGGGAAACAAAAAAACAGGGAGATATGCTGGTTGCCAGCCGCACCCGGGGTTTGTTTCTCTTTGATCAAACCGGCTTTACTCCCTGGCCGACGGCAATAGACGCCAAACTCAAACGCGACCTGATTTTCCCCATGGTGAATTTAGGCGATGGCAGACTGGCCGTTGGCACCCTACAGGCAGGCATATATTTCCTGGATACCCGGGGCAATGAAGTCGGCCACCTTTCCGAGGAATCGGGCCTGCCGGACAACGCCATACTGGCGCTTTTTTCAGACCGGGAAAACGGACTTTGGATCGCCACAGATAACGGCCTGGCCCGCGCCGAAGTCAAAAACCCGTTAACCCGTTTCGATGATAGAAACGGACTGGTGGGGGTATGTTTTGCCGTACACCGCCACCAGGGGGATTTATATGTCGGCACGGCACAAGGTTTATACCGGCTGCAAACTGGTCCCAAGGCCAGGTTTACCCGTCTCCCCGGGGTTAGCTCGCAAACCTGGGGCCTGACCTCGGCAGGGGAAGAGCTCCTGGTCGCCAATTACCGGGGAGTTTATGCCGTTACCGGGAACAGGGTGACAAAAATTAAGGCATCCGATGCGGTAATGTCCCTGCATAGATCACAGCTGGATCCTAAACGCGTATACATAGGACACAGACACGGCCTGACCATAATACGGAAAAATCAGCAAGGCTGGCAAAGCGGTAAGCTGCTGCCTGACATCAGGGACGAAATACGCACTATCTTTGAGGAAAACAGCGGTTTACTCTGGCTTGGAACAAAATCGTCAGGCGTTATCCGGGTAAAATTTTCCGCTCGAAATTCCCGGGGCGAGTTAACCCCGGCCCGGGTAGAGCGTTTTGGCACGGCCCAGGGACTGCCGAGTTTAAACAATAACTGGGTATACCCGGTATCCGGTGAAGCGCGTTTTGCCACCCAGGCAGGTTTGCTGAGGTTTAACGAGTCCACGGGGCATTTCGAACCGGATCCCAGGTTTAATAAGCTGTTTCCGCAAGCCCGCCCCATGTGGAGCCTGCAACAGGGATCCACACACAGGGTTTGGTTATATAGCCAGGATCCCCTCACCGGACAAATGGAAGCGGGTTTTGCCACCAGGCACACAGACGGCAAATACCGCTGGCAATCGCAATCACTGCGCTCGCTGGCGGGCACGGCAACCGAAGGCATGCAGCATATCCACCAGGACGATAACGGCGTACTCTGGCTTGGCCGGGCCGATGGCCTGTACCGCTACACCCCACAAGCCTCCGCGAATCATCAGCAGCCATATTCGGCTTTGCTGCGCCAGGTGAAGAGCCGGGAGCAACAACTGGCATTTAAAGGCACGGCCACCACCACCCTGGCTTATGCCGACAATGCCCTGAGGTTTGTCTATGCTGCCCCCAGTTTTGACGGACAAGATGCCATGCTTTTTTCGGTTTTGCTCGAAGGCAATGACCGGGAATGGTCCCCCTGGAGCACGGAAGACTACCAGGATTACACCAACCTGTTTGAGGGAGACTACCGCTTTCGGGTGCGTGCCAAAAACCTCTATAACACCGTCAGCAATGAAGCGGTATTTTCCTTCACCATAGCCCCGCCCTGGTACCGAAGCATTTGGGCTTGTGCCGCTTATATACTCACCTTGCTGTTGTCGGCCTGGGGCTTATTAAACTGGCGCTTGCATCAGGTAAAAGACCAGAAACAAGCGCTGGAAACTACGGTGGCAGAGCGTACCAGGCAGCTGGCTACCCTGGGGGAAATAGGCCGGGCCATCACCGCAAACCTGGATCTGGATACCGCCTTGGAAACCCTTTATCAGCATCTGAATCAAATACTCGACGCCAGTGTCTTCGGTATCGGCCTCTATCATCCCGAGCAGGGTCATATTGAGTTCCGCCTTGCTATTGAAGACGGCAAACGCTTTAAGCCCTATAACAGGAGCATGAACGACAAGAACCAGCTTGCCGTCTGGTGCATTGAAAACCGTAAACCGATACTGATCGGCGACTACCCCAAGGAATATTCCCGCTACCTTGCCAAGATAGACAACAGAACAAGCGTCCTGGTTGACAACAGCATAAGCAAACACCCTGTTTCCCTGTTATATGCCCCGTTATTGCTCAAAGGCAAAGTGATTGGCATTATCAGCGTACAAAGTTTTCAAAGTCACTTTTACGATGCCAGCGATCTCAACATTTTGCAATCGCTGGCGGCCTATGCCGCCATTGCCATAGACAACGCCTGCGCCCATACCTGCCTGGAAGAGATAAGCTATACCGATGCCTTAACCGGCCTGTATAACCGCCGCTTCCTGCTGCAACATCTCGAAGCCGAAATAGCCTTGAGTTTGAGAAAATACCATGACTGGCTCGACAACAAGTCAGACAGGCCTCCTTCAAAAGCAGACTTATTGTTTTTTCTGGTGGATATCGACCACTTCAAACAAGTTAACGACACTTACGGCCATAGTGCAGGCGACCAGGTATTATTTCAGATCTCCCGGCGTTTACAGCATATCCTGCGCGGCTCCGATTTTCTTATTCGCTGGGGCGGCGAAGAATTTCTGATAATAACCCGTAACCTGCCCAGGAAAAAAGCTGATTTTTTTGCCGAACGCCTCAGATCTGCGATAGCGGCTCACACCTTCGAATTGGAAGGTCATCGGCAACTGAGCAAAACCTGCTCGATAGGTTTTTGCAGCTTCCCCTTTCATCCAGCCTTTCCAGAGGCATTAACCTGGTCACAAGTAATAGATTTGGCAGACGACAGCCTGTACCTGGCCAAAAGGGGCGGCCGCAATGCCTGGGTAGGCTTTCAGGCAACAGAGGCCACGGCCTCAGTGCCGGAATTCAAGCAGCTGCACGAGACTGCCCGCCAGGCCATAGAAGCGGGAGAACTCTCAGTGACAACCAGTTTATCTGCCGAGGCCTTAACCCGGGCCTGGCAGAGCAATAACCCCAGTTAA
- a CDS encoding CesT family type III secretion system chaperone has protein sequence MMEDNKEKYAVLIEQILTLLGVEQTNVTPAGSYLITSDQGICLEASYNEQTEEMTLVSFVHEIPEPQRQAIYDTLLRANFACQGCGAGALGVSPEGTQVTLSVVFPLEAINLPLLDFELSRLLFLSDFWFKKLQSEDMNSTPTNDKPLLHAIKA, from the coding sequence ATGATGGAAGATAACAAAGAAAAATATGCAGTATTAATAGAGCAAATATTGACACTCTTAGGGGTCGAACAAACAAATGTAACACCTGCAGGCTCCTACCTGATCACATCTGACCAAGGAATTTGCCTCGAAGCCTCCTACAATGAACAAACCGAAGAAATGACACTGGTAAGCTTCGTCCACGAAATCCCCGAGCCTCAGCGCCAGGCCATCTACGACACTTTACTCAGGGCCAATTTTGCCTGTCAGGGATGTGGTGCCGGCGCCTTAGGTGTATCCCCGGAGGGTACGCAAGTCACTTTATCTGTGGTATTCCCGCTTGAAGCCATTAACTTACCCTTGCTGGATTTTGAATTGAGTCGGCTGCTGTTTCTATCTGATTTCTGGTTTAAAAAATTACAGTCGGAAGATATGAACTCAACCCCCACTAACGATAAACCGCTATTGCATGCAATAAAGGCCTAA
- a CDS encoding HEPN domain-containing protein: MKTSLAHLPQIKQQELQRAVEIIREETALDMLILFGSYARGDWVEDLDPETLHYRYQSDFDLLIVTETLQQANKIESNNQLTQRLLKTIHRTPVSLIAEDIHFVNKRLRKSQYFYIDIKNEGIVLFDSGKFELADPVEITVPERKKLAQEDFDYWFNNAKEFLIDVNNARGRDSYNKSAFYLHQAAECLYGAILLVFTRYKPSSHDLAKLARRVASAEPQFLTVFPQSTEEEKARFKLLRKAYVDARYKPSFSITRQELTWLAQRVEYLQMLTEKLCRDKIASYA; the protein is encoded by the coding sequence ATGAAAACGTCACTCGCACATCTGCCCCAAATTAAACAGCAGGAATTACAACGGGCTGTTGAGATCATCAGGGAAGAAACAGCTCTCGATATGTTGATCCTGTTTGGCAGTTATGCCCGTGGTGACTGGGTGGAAGACTTAGATCCCGAAACTTTGCATTATCGCTATCAAAGCGACTTTGACTTGTTGATTGTCACGGAAACGCTCCAGCAGGCCAATAAAATTGAGTCCAACAACCAGCTTACCCAGCGTTTGCTGAAAACCATTCACAGAACCCCCGTCAGTTTAATTGCCGAAGATATTCACTTTGTAAATAAACGCTTAAGAAAAAGCCAGTATTTTTATATTGATATCAAAAATGAAGGCATAGTGCTTTTTGATTCCGGCAAATTTGAACTGGCCGACCCTGTTGAAATAACGGTACCGGAAAGGAAAAAATTAGCGCAAGAAGATTTCGACTATTGGTTTAATAATGCCAAAGAGTTTCTTATTGATGTTAATAACGCGAGGGGGCGGGATAGCTATAATAAATCTGCTTTTTATCTTCACCAAGCAGCAGAATGTTTATACGGTGCTATTTTGCTGGTATTTACCCGTTACAAACCCAGCAGCCATGACTTGGCAAAATTAGCCCGTCGGGTTGCCAGCGCCGAACCTCAGTTTCTCACCGTTTTTCCGCAAAGCACGGAAGAAGAAAAAGCCAGATTTAAACTGCTGCGCAAAGCCTATGTCGATGCCCGCTATAAACCCAGCTTTAGCATCACCAGGCAGGAGTTAACCTGGCTGGCACAACGGGTGGAATATTTGCAGATGTTAACCGAAAAATTATGCCGGGATAAAATAGCCAGCTATGCTTAG
- the ssb gene encoding single-stranded DNA-binding protein: MAGVNKVIILGNLGKDPEVRFMPNGGGVANLTIATSETWKDKQTGEQKEKTEWHRVVMFGKLAEIAGEYLKKGSKVYIEGSLQTRKWQNQQGQDQYTTEIVVQGFNGTMQMLDSRGQGGGQGGGFQGQQQGGFSGGQQAPQQQGGFQQQAPKQQGGFPQQGGQQAAPQQQGGFSQQAPQQQAPQQGGFSGGQQQAAPQQGGFQQQQGGFGQQNQQQAAKVNPQEPSIDFDDDIPF; this comes from the coding sequence ATGGCCGGTGTTAACAAAGTAATCATTTTAGGTAATTTAGGTAAAGATCCTGAAGTACGTTTTATGCCTAATGGTGGTGGGGTAGCTAACCTAACCATCGCAACTTCAGAAACCTGGAAAGATAAGCAAACCGGTGAGCAAAAAGAAAAAACCGAATGGCACCGTGTGGTAATGTTCGGCAAGTTAGCCGAAATTGCCGGTGAGTACCTGAAAAAAGGCTCAAAGGTTTATATCGAAGGTTCCTTGCAAACCCGCAAATGGCAGAACCAGCAAGGTCAAGACCAGTACACAACTGAAATCGTAGTTCAGGGCTTTAACGGCACCATGCAGATGTTAGACAGCCGTGGCCAAGGTGGCGGTCAAGGCGGTGGTTTCCAGGGGCAGCAGCAAGGCGGTTTCTCTGGTGGTCAGCAGGCACCACAACAGCAAGGTGGCTTCCAACAGCAAGCTCCTAAACAGCAAGGTGGTTTCCCACAGCAAGGCGGACAGCAAGCGGCTCCACAGCAGCAGGGTGGCTTCTCTCAGCAGGCACCACAGCAGCAAGCTCCTCAGCAAGGCGGTTTCTCTGGCGGTCAGCAGCAGGCGGCACCTCAACAGGGCGGTTTCCAACAGCAGCAAGGCGGTTTTGGTCAGCAGAACCAACAGCAAGCGGCTAAGGTTAACCCACAAGAGCCTTCAATCGACTTTGATGACGATATTCCGTTTTAA